In Spirochaetales bacterium, a single genomic region encodes these proteins:
- a CDS encoding toxic anion resistance protein, with protein MADVKLATLPDTATLKKEMGFEGGPLVKLEDNAVKLLEKEADDFVDKLIDISMEKAEERENGKLAVEVIGTAVQKDAAAKSQMLQQPIRELSRRSEDGGEVANALIDLKLRVEDLDPGKIDIGKPGWFSRAAGKIPFIGSQLKRYFSKYEKSQTIINAIINSLKNGKERLTRDNMMLAEDQTSMRDITQRLGKAIKLGELIDAKLRYKLEREIQPDDPRCRFISDELLFPLRQRIMDLQQQLAVNQQGVLAIELIRRNNKELIRGVDRAVNVTVNALQVAVTVALALNNQRIVLDKINAVNLTTSNLIAQTAQRLRMQGTEIQKQASESMLQFEALKSAFTDISAAMEEISRYRRDALPKMAQTIVEFDDLILKGEEQIKKLEKGNISNPALRLSVDSD; from the coding sequence AAGGAAATGGGGTTCGAAGGCGGCCCACTGGTCAAGCTCGAAGATAATGCGGTGAAGCTGCTCGAAAAGGAGGCCGACGATTTTGTCGACAAACTTATCGACATTTCGATGGAAAAAGCCGAAGAACGGGAAAACGGGAAACTGGCGGTCGAAGTGATCGGAACGGCCGTACAGAAGGATGCCGCGGCGAAAAGCCAGATGCTTCAGCAGCCGATCAGGGAGCTTTCGAGGAGAAGTGAAGACGGCGGGGAGGTGGCCAATGCCCTCATTGATCTCAAATTACGGGTCGAAGACCTGGACCCGGGCAAGATCGACATCGGGAAGCCGGGGTGGTTTTCGCGTGCGGCCGGAAAGATCCCCTTTATCGGGAGCCAGTTGAAACGGTATTTTTCCAAATACGAAAAATCGCAGACGATCATCAATGCGATTATCAACTCCCTCAAAAACGGAAAAGAACGGCTTACGCGGGACAATATGATGCTCGCGGAGGACCAGACAAGCATGAGAGACATTACCCAAAGACTCGGCAAGGCCATAAAACTGGGAGAGCTTATCGACGCAAAACTCCGGTACAAACTCGAACGTGAGATACAGCCGGACGACCCCCGGTGCCGGTTTATCAGCGACGAACTCCTTTTTCCCCTGCGGCAGCGGATAATGGACCTTCAGCAGCAGCTCGCCGTGAACCAGCAGGGCGTTCTTGCAATCGAATTGATACGTCGCAACAACAAAGAGCTGATCCGCGGCGTCGACAGGGCGGTGAATGTTACCGTGAATGCACTTCAGGTCGCCGTTACCGTGGCCCTGGCCCTGAACAACCAGCGTATCGTTCTCGACAAGATCAACGCGGTCAACCTCACCACCTCCAACCTCATTGCGCAAACCGCGCAGCGCCTCAGGATGCAAGGGACCGAAATCCAGAAACAGGCTTCGGAAAGCATGCTGCAGTTCGAAGCGTTAAAATCCGCCTTTACGGATATTTCCGCCGCCATGGAAGAGATTTCCAGGTACCGCAGAGACGCGCTTCCCAAAATGGCACAGACAATCGTCGAGTTCGACGACCTCATTTTGAAAGGGGAAGAGCAGATCAAAAAACTGGAAAAGGGGAATATATCGAATCCGGCACTCAGACTGAGTGTGGACTCGGATTGA